The DNA window TCTAATTAGTAATAATTGCATTCTAATAAGTAGTAATAATTGCACAATCAGATTTAATTTAACTGCTAATCTTTTAAACCCTCATTTCCAAGCAATGTTCATATCCAAGACAACCGTCCATAATTCAGCATCTAAGAAATTTACACTTGCCTAGATAAGAGGCAAAGGCAAATATGACAATAGCTTGGTTACCTCAAGTTATATGCCTCCAAAGTCCGAACAATGTCTCAGACAGAAGAGAGCAATGCACACGGGACACAGCTCAAGCAACATCATAAACCATATATAAGTAATAATCACATTTATAGTGCCGGTAATATATGAATTACCCTGTTTCTCAATCTATGTCAAGTGTTTACTTTTAATAGTAGTCTAATTCGATGTTTATGTACATTTAGCATATCACACTCTCAGAATTATGGTTTCTTTCAAATAAAGTAATAGACTCATTATTCATTAGAGACTAGAGAGGCTGTAACTACAACTAGAAGTCTAGAACCAACAATCATCAGGTCGGCAGGTGCCAGGTTACAAGTCAGCAAATGTATTTTAAacaagaaaacataaataaataaataaataaataaaaagagggcAGAAATCAATTCGTACTTTGTTCATGTAACTGCCTCGTTGTTTTCGTCAAGTCAATAACATTATTGACTAGTTAAACAAATGCATTTCACAGTTTACTTCAATGATATAGTAAGTTAAGTTAATATAACTGTCTGTGCAACTTAGGAATTAGGATTTATCTatgttttattcaattaaaaatccATTTTCTCCAGCAACTATatatctattttaagagaatagtaaaaaaaataatttaaaaataattcttcCTCTCGTGACATGTGGCAAAATTTCACACATGTTTTTGTCATTTTCCCCCTTACATCCATGCAAACTTGCAGGGGATCTTTACTGGTTAGACCTACATAAGGAGGcttttattcaatttttggaAAAAGATGACCACAAATCCAAGAGGAGGAAAAATGACATTTCTAAATCGATATATTGCTACGAATTGGAAACGGCCCTTTTTGAATTGCATATATACAGGTAAAGAATGAATTAAatagttattttattaaatataaacatgAACAGGACTTACACAACAAGCAGGTTATGACACATCCTTAACATTCCAAACACCAACATAAAGAGGAGAACATACCCCCTTAAACAACAAAGACAGGATAGAGTAAGCAATTTCCGCGCCGTGCATGAGATCAGGTAAAACACCATTCAGTGGAAGTATTTGCAAGAGAGATTCTGCAGCTCAGTAAATACTACCTTTGATTTATAATGGACTAAGCagcaacaacaatgatgatgatgagaaGCACGACTCCAAATATCACCAAAAGCAAGCACACCTACATAGATATGTGAACATTTGAGATTGATAGAGAAAAGTTACATGATGTTTTAAAAGATAAGAGAAGAAGGCACGGTAATATTAAGTTAAGCTGTGTATGACCAGGCCTTTTTCATTcctaaagttatgaattttttactTTGCAAGGCTGTAGCCTTGTGTAAGTTCAGTACAATATGTGAAGAAGGTTTGAATCCCGTTGATGTTAACAATTTACATGTTGGGTCAGTCTATGCAGAGCTTTGTGTCTTCAATTGGACCCCCGTTAGTGGATGATGCAATTGGTCCCCCAGATTAGTCGGTCCTAGAGCTGGTTAtcgagttttcaaaaaaaaaagtgaggAAGGTTTAAATTCACTAAGCCATAGCATCTATATTTACTCAAAAATCTCGACATCTAAATTAAAGTGACAGGACGAAGAGGACActtcaaaatcaacaattcaatcaTAAAATGAAAACTTATACTATATACCAAAGATGAGCTTGATCGTTGTGTTTTAGAAGCTTTCACAAGTTCTGATTTTGCTTGGACAGTGGCTTCATGCGAATGCTCAATGTTTGATCCAATATCATCTGCAAAATGGAAATtctcaacatcaacaacaattataaACCAGTTCTAGACATATAAAACGACTTGATAGAGGATGCATAAGTAAAAAAAGTAAATGAAGGATGGGGGAAACTAGTTACCAATCATTGCTCCTTGCTCATGAACAAGCACAGCAAGATCTTTGAAGATCTCATTTACTTCCCCAATCTGCTGCTGGATTTCTTGAATGCCTTGTTCTCTTTCCTCGATGATAGCCTCATTGAAGGAAATCTCATTATCTAAGGATATTACCTCCTGTCTGCAGCATGAATAACTTAAGAGCTAAGCAACTAAAAAGATTCAAATGGCTAAAATTGAAAAGTATCCTTATGATAATATAGATGAAAGTTTAATTTTTCAGCAAATTCAATTTTACATGGCAGAACGCCGCCAATGATCATTTCACCAAACCTTTTGGAATCAATTCCATTTCAGCTTAATATAACTTATATGGAGTATATAAATACTCCAAATCACTTCATTTACTAGAAAATAAGATACAAGAAGTTACCTTTTGGATTCCACAAGGGCACGCTGTTCTTGACTTTTATCCGAACTAACACCTACTCCACTGACTGTATAGCTGCAGGGCAGAAAGAAAAGCCCATGCTATAAGTATTATACAGTTGCATGCAAAGGTAATAGAAATTAATAACAACAGCACATTAATAATCTCGCCCCTTGGACTAAAACTCTAATGACATTGATCAGTCACCTGGATGGCTGAGCATCTTGCGGAACAAAAGGAACAAAAGGAGCGTAAGCTGTCTCCCTCTCGGCTGAAAGACGCTGCGCCTTCTGAAATTCTTTCAACACTGCCTGAAATTCTTTGGCCAATTTAGCATCTGCTATCTTCTTGGTTGCCTGCAGATACAAAAAAAAACTCATGCTTTCTATAAATTGAACATAAGATACCAATAAACTCATTTGTTTGCACATGCAATCAAAATAGATAATAGATAATACACTAACAACTTGAAACTCACATTAACATCGGCATGATGATCAATTTCACTGGCTTGTTTAAGTCTATCCGACGTATCCTTCACCAATTGTCCAATATGAAGTCTCGTCTTATGCCTGTAAGTTACAAAAGTAGAAAACGAATCAACACAATCAGTATCTTAAAATAGAAGTAACAACCGTAATTTCCGATTCATCAATGATGAAAAACGATCGTGGTGCAGTGATCTCTCACAGTTTCTCGCGGAGTTCCGGCGTGTCTTTGGGGGTTCCGAGTGTGTTGACGAGTCTCTGAAAAGTGGAGACGGCAGTGTTGATCTGAAATACGCCGGAAGCAACCGCCTGCGTCGGGTTTTGTTTGCCGTTGATTAGGTTGCGGCGGCCGGATTCTAAGTCTTGAAAACTCATTCTGATGTGAGCGTAACGTTCACGAGAATATCGGTGAGAGAGAGAAGGGGAGTTGGGGTTTGGATGAGGAAGTATGGGGGGTGGGAAGAGTAATCGGAAATTTGGTGAAATTGGAAGTATCGGAAAGAGAGAAAGTTGGTAGAAGGATAGAATGGAATGTTTTGGTGAAGACGATTGATGTTGCATGCGTGCAGTAGCGGGGATGAAAGAACACTTTTAGCTTCGTTTTCACTCCTTGCCGGCACGTTTGCATGGACCCACTACACACGTGTTTCAATCCGACATACAATGGGAATGACAAGTTTGGGTTTATACGTGAGAGggcaaaattttttttttttaaaagaaactgtTCGTAGGTGTAAAACATGTTTGGAATACCTCTCAGAACTAAATTTGGTGAAGTTGCAACTGTAGGTTAAAATGAAAGATGATTGAATTTTTTTAGAGATTTGAGTAGCACGATAGTAGTATGCGTGAGTTCAAGATGAAAATATGTCTTGTTTATCCTTTGATCGGGAGTCCTATTTATACCTTTGAAATAATGAACCACGGCATTAATGAAGTGACCCTTGGAGTCATTTAGTAATGACAGCTATCGTAACTTCAGTAGTCCTCCATTTAAAAAGTGACCCCCTATATCCGTAATCGTCATAGCAGACTATCATAACCGGCTACGAAGGTGGGAAATGGAGAACCCTCCGATTTGAGAGGTTTTTTCGAGTAGAGGAGATGCCTCGAGTAGGGAAGATGTCCACGATCTACTCGGTGATATGTTACAAACTGGTTTCTTTGTCGTAGCTGCTTATATTCTTACTGGTCTCCCATGTCGGCCTAAGTATTTTTGTCATGTACATAAGCCCCCGATCTCGATACTCGTAGGGATGAAGTGTTCGGCCTAGAAGATGCCTTTAGAATTCTTGAGTCGACTTGGGTGATCGGCCTTTTATGATCCAACGATCGTCGTGACCCTAGCGTGCGCTAGTGGGTTTTAAAGAGCCATCAAGACACGTCTTTCCACCTTATTGTGTAATGATGATTTTAAAGGGGAACACGCCGTTCCGCCTTAACTCTATTTTATAGTTgtttaaattggatttaagtGCTTAAATGTTGTTCCCCCATTCTTGTTTTTCCATTTTTATCTCTACGAGTAATTCTTTCTGAAGATTTACCATAAAGTTCTCCTTCTTCCTTCATCCACATACTTCTCCCAAGTAACACCCTTATTCTTCTctacatttattatttttacaaCAATGATTGTTATTAGGGAGTGTGATGAGTTTGGGAATGTGTCTGTTCCCCGCAATGTCCAAGAGAGGAAAGCTCTTTGGAAGCAATGTAAGGAATCATGCAAGGGGGCACCTAGGACAAAATGAGTTCGCCCAGATAATCCAAGAGGTTTATGGAGACCTCTAAGAGTCTTTTAGTGATTCTGACACAAAATCTGAATCATTAGATTCCATAGAAGTTTTAATGGAGACGGGCGGATCTTTTGTAGACTCGGAGGTTTTAAGCTACAAAATAGCGGAGTCAACTACAATGACATAGGAAAACTCCGTGCCAGTAAAAATCTCTCCTCGAGTGGAAAGGAAGAAGATGTGATACTGGAAACTTGTGAGGAGGGTGAGACGGTTTGTCTATTCCATTCAAAAGGTATAGATGAAGAGTATTTTTACTTTTGCCTTGGAGTCCTTGACGGTTTCAAGATCCAAATCCCATTTTCCAACTTCGAAGCCAACCTCCTAACCACCCTAAACATAGCCCCAGTCCAATTACGTCCAAATGGCTTGGTATTTATTAAAGCCTTTGAAGTTATTTGCGAAGTATTAAACATTGACCCTACCTTAggtctcttcttctctttctttgaatTCAAAGGCGTCGTTAAGGGTAGCTTTGTGACCCTTAACAGAGCCCCGAGCAGGAGTTTTCTTCGAGCTTATACTTCTAATTATAATGGTTTCAAAGATGGTTTATTCGAGTCAAGAGTGGGAGAAGATGTCCTGGCGTTTTATATGTTGTGGACGGTAGCTGGCGTT is part of the Vicia villosa cultivar HV-30 ecotype Madison, WI linkage group LG2, Vvil1.0, whole genome shotgun sequence genome and encodes:
- the LOC131651791 gene encoding syntaxin-22-like isoform X1 — protein: MQHQSSSPKHSILSFYQLSLFPILPISPNFRLLFPPPILPHPNPNSPSLSHRYSRERYAHIRMSFQDLESGRRNLINGKQNPTQAVASGVFQINTAVSTFQRLVNTLGTPKDTPELREKLHKTRLHIGQLVKDTSDRLKQASEIDHHADVNATKKIADAKLAKEFQAVLKEFQKAQRLSAERETAYAPFVPFVPQDAQPSSYTVSGVGVSSDKSQEQRALVESKRQEVISLDNEISFNEAIIEEREQGIQEIQQQIGEVNEIFKDLAVLVHEQGAMIDDIGSNIEHSHEATVQAKSELVKASKTQRSSSSLVCLLLVIFGVVLLIIIIVVAA
- the LOC131651791 gene encoding syntaxin-22-like isoform X2 — its product is MQHQSSSPKHSILSFYQLSLFPILPISPNFRLLFPPPILPHPNPNSPSLSHRYSRERYAHIRMSFQDLESGRRNLINGKQNPTQAVASGVFQINTAVSTFQRLVNTLGTPKDTPELREKLHKTRLHIGQLVKDTSDRLKQASEIDHHADVNATKKIADAKLAKEFQAVLKEFQKAQRLSAERETAYAPFVPFVPQDAQPSSYTVSGVGVSSDKSQEQRALVESKRQEVISLDNEISFNEAIIEEREQGIQEIQQQIGEVNEIFKDLAVLVHEQGAMIDDIGSNIEHSHEATVQAKSELVKASKTQRSSSSLL